Proteins encoded by one window of Anguilla rostrata isolate EN2019 chromosome 9, ASM1855537v3, whole genome shotgun sequence:
- the LOC135263543 gene encoding uncharacterized protein LOC135263543, protein MRRVTRCSEPDVVCTLQSQTNMANSNIQRSVRSGGAINKSNHFWTDEETLFMLNQIKKLDILKFIDGRKHRNVHMFKKVSNKMVEAGFVRTVEQIRCRWKSLKQSYCKAKSHNSTSGSDTVKCPYFDFLNEMLGRWHLAGTGDQGIDVCFDNKPVTAPEYSQPATPPTPSSSALNAQAAISQVRERQLAAHPLPLVSGTPPSDASPSVPGLPHPEHCEGVASGLRGPLPEQPNTTSSLPGPAPSLPTTAPPNQRSKSQVALTGHHSTTFCAEEAVLQKMRWASQELQHSASVEASIQLCNLIRCCADSLRSLRDLQFSSDF, encoded by the exons ATGCGACGGGTCACCAGATGCAGTGAACCGGATGTTGTTTGTACACTTCAATCTCAAACCAACATGGCGAACAGCAATATACAGCGCAGTGTGAGGAGCGGTGGTGCAATTAataaaagtaatcatttttggACTGATGAAGAAACTCTGTTTATGCTTAATCAGATTAAGAAACTAGACATTCTGAAGTTCATTGACGGAAGAAAACACCGTAATGTACATATGTTTAAAAAGGTGTcaaacaaaatggtggaggcGGGTTTCGTCCGAACAGTGGAACAAATTCGCTGTCGCTGGAAATCGTTAAAACAATCGTACTGTAAAGCGAaatcacacaacagcacaagTGGTAGTGATACGGTAAAATGCCCATATTTTGATTTTCTAAACGAAATGCTAGGGCGGTGGCACTTAGCGGGTACCGGGGACCAGGGGATAGATGTCTGTTTTGACAATAAACCCGTCACGGCGCCCGAGTACAGTCAGCCAGCGACACCGCCTACACCCTCCTCCTCGG CACTGAATGCCCAGGCTGCCATTTCAcaggtgagggagagacagcTGGCAGCTCACCCTCTCCCGCTCGTCAGCGGAACCCCGCCCAGTGACGCCTCCCCCTCAGTGCCTGGTCTGCCACATCCAGAGCACTGTGAGGGTGTGGCCTCTGGACTAAGAGGACCTCTACCAGAACAACCAAATACCACGTCCTCTCTtccgggccccgccccttccctccCGACCACAGCCCCTCCCAATCAGCGGAGCAAGTCCCAAGTAGCTTTGACGGGCCACCACTCCACCACATTCTGCGCGGAAGAGGCAGTCCTGCAGAAGATGCGATGGGCATCGCAGGAGCTGCAGCACTCTGCTTCAGTGGAAGCCAGTATCCAGCTTTGCAACCTCATCCGCTGCTGCGCAGATTCATTGCGCAGCCTGAGGGACCTGCAGTTCTCCTCAGACTTTTAA